CCGCTGTGGGCGTTCTCGCAAGGTCCCGTGCTGCTCGCGCTGGGCGCGTTCCTCATGCAGATCTCGGTGCAAGGCGCGTGGGGCGTGATTCCCGTGCACCTCAACGAAATCTCGCCCGACGAAATTCGCGCGACCTTCCCCGGTCTCGTGTACCAGCTCGGCAACCTGTTCGCCTCGGTCAACGCCACCATGCAGGCGTCGCTCGCCGAGTCGCACGACAACAACTACGGCATGGCCATGGCGATCGTCGCCGGCACCGTGGCCGTGGTGATCGCCGTGCTGATCCTGTTCAGCCGCGAGCGCCGCGGGATCGACATGACGCAGACCGCGAAAGAGGTCTCGGCCAACGCGTGAGGCGCGTGGGTTGCGACCCGCTCATGACGCACTGACGTCGTGACACAAGGCCGTGCCGGGCTCGCCCGCACGGCCTTTTTTCATGCCGATGGCGGGTTGCCCGCGCCGCGCGGCGTTGCGGATAACACCGGTTGCGGGCACGGCGCGCAAAGCGGCATGATGACGATCATTCCTTGCCAGGAGGACCGGAATGAGCGACACGCCGCTGCCTGATCCGACCCAGTCCGCCGATCCCGCGCTCCATTCCGCCGCGGGGGTCCCCGCCGACGCCACCCGCGCGCCCGACACCGACGGCATCTGGTACGCCTCCTACCCGCCCGGCGTCCCGCACGAGATCGACGCGCATTTCGGCACGGGCGACGGCGCCCCGGCCGCCACCGCCTCGCTCGCGCGCTTCTTCGACGACTGCACCACGCGCTTTCGCGACCGTGTGGCTTACGTGAGTGCCGGTTCGCCGATGACCTACGGCACGCTCGCGCGCCAGGCCACCGCGTTCGCCTCGTGGCTGCAGAACACGGGTATCGCGCCTGGCGAACGCGTCGCGATCATGCTGCCGAATACGCTCCAGTATCCGGTGGCGCTGTTCGGCGCGCTCAAGGCGGGCGCTGTCGTTGTCAACGTGAATCCGCTCTATACCGCGCGCGAACTCGCGCATCAGTTGCAGGACAGCGGCGCGCGCTTGATCGTCGTGTTCGAGAATTTCGCGGCCACGCTCGAAAAGGCGCTGCCTGGTACGCAGGTCGAGCACGTGGTCGTGACCGCGCTCGGCGACCTGCTGGGCGAAGGCCTCAACCTCAAGGGCCGCTTCATCAACTTCATGCTGCGCCACGTGAAGAAAATGGTGCCGCCCTACCATCTGCCGCACGCCGTGGCGCTGCTCGACGCACTCGAACGCGGCGTGCGCGAGCCGCGTGCGCCCGTCACGACGCAAGCCGACGACCTCGCGTTTCTCCAGTACACCGGCGGCACCACGGGCGTGGCCAAGGGCGCGATGCTCACGCACGGCAACGTGCTCGCCAACGTGCAGCAGGCGAAGGCGTGGGTCGGCACGCAGTTCGACGCCGACCCGAACGATCCCGCCGCGCGCGCCGAAACCGTGCTCACGCCGCTGCCGCTTTATCACATCTATTCGCTCACCGTGAACGCCTTCATTTTCATGGCGCTCGGCGGCCGCAATATCCTGATCGCCAACCCGCGCGACGTGCCGCGCGTGATGAAGATCCTGCGCCACGAGAGCTTCAGTTGCATCAGCGCGGTCAACACGCTCTATGCCGCGCTGCTCGACAACGACACGTTTCGCGCGCGCGACTTCTCCGGCCTCAAGCTCGCGATGGCGGGCGGCATGGCCACGCAGCATGCCGTGGCCGAACGCTTTCGCGCGGTCACGGGCAAGCCCATCGTCGAAGGTTACGGCCTCACGGAATGCTCGCCGATCGTCGCGATGAATCCCGTCGATGTCGCGCATCTCGCCGAATTCGCGGGCTCGATCGGCTTGCCCGCGCCCTCCACGCGCGTGCGTCTGCGCCGCGACGACGGCACGTGGGCCAACATTGGCGAAACCGGCGAAGTCTGCGTGCAGGGACCGCAGGTGATGCGCGGCTACTGGAACCGCCCCGACGAAACCGCCGGGGCGTTCGTGAACGGCGGCTGGTTCGCGACGGGCGACATCGGCGTGATGGATGCGCGCGGCTTCATTCGGCTGATCGACCGCAAAAAGGACATGATCCTGGTCTCGGGCTTCAACGTCTATCCGAACGAGATCGAAGACGTGCTGACGATGCACCCCGGCGTGCGCGAAGCCGCCGCTGTGGGCGTGCCCGACGCGCGCCAGGGCGAGCGCGTGAAGGTGTTCGTCGTGAAGCGCGATCCGGCGCTCACCGAAGACGCCGTGATCGCCTTTTGCCGCGAGCATCTCACGGCTTACAAGGTGCCGCGCCTCGTCGAGTTTCGCGCGGCGCTGCCGCAAACCAACATCGGCAAGATCCTGCGGCGCGAGTTGCGCGACGAGGAAATCGCCAAACTTCACGCGCAGGAAGGGAAGAAAACGCCCTCGTGATCCGTTGATGCGATACGGCGGTGCGCGACCGTCAAGGGTCGCGCGCCGCGCTTCGCCTTGGCTCGGCTCACGCGGGAGATGTTGCCGATGACGTTTCGCTTCACGCGAGATTCGCTATCGTGTGGCGCCTGGCTCGCGGCATGCGCGCCTGCCGGTCTGCGTGCCGTCACGCCAATTCTGTTCGGCATCCTGACGATGTCGGCGATACCCGCGCATGCGCAAGACGCCGACGCGGCACCGCCCTCGAGTGTCGGCGCGCTCGACCTCCAGGCGCAACTGCACTGGCTCCAGCATGCCGCGCGCGACGGCGCCCTCGCGCGACTCGACGACGCGCAACTCGTCGCCCTGTTCGCCGCGCTCGATCCGCGCACGCTCGAACGCTATATCGCGGTGGGCCCGAACGGCTACGGCGAATACGAATTCACGCTGCGGCATCGCGAACGCGTGGGCATGCGCTGGCCGGCAACCGCCGACCATCTGCTCGTGCGGCTCGCGCACGATCCGCTGCGGCTCTACGCGCGCTGGCTGCCCGACGGCGCCCATGCGGGGCAGGAAGTGCTCTACGACGCGGCGTCTCGCCCCGACGCCCTGTACGGCCACGCGGGCGGCGTGTTCGGTCTGATGTCGATATGGACGCCGCTCGACGGCGCGTTCGCACGTTCGCAATCGCATCACCGGCTTACCGATCTCGGCACCGAGGCGATCGCGCGCCGGTTTCTCGACGGCTTCCCGCGTCTGGCGGCGGCGGGCGCGGCAAAACCGTCGCGCATCGCCGTGCAGACGCGCGACGGCGTGCGCGTGGTCGCGCTCACGTGGGTCACGCCCAGCGAAACGGACGACAACGCGAGCGGCAACGCGAGCGACGAAACGCGCGGCAACGCGAACGGCCCAACGGCGGCCCGCGAAACGCTCGGCCTCGACCTGCGGCACGCCTGGTTTCGTACCGTGCAGTCGTACGACGGCGCGGGCCGCCCGCTCGAAGACGTGGTGATCGAGCACATCGAGCCCAAACGCTTCGGCATCCTCACCTTCGACGCGCGCAATCCCGACTATCGGTTCTAGACCGGCCACGCCTCACCACTGGCCGGGTTGGCCGCCGAGCGCGCTGCACACGTCGAGCGCGATCTCGCGCAGCTTCGGCTCGGTTTGCGGGCCCGAGAGCGCGTAGCCGGTCCGTTGGGTGCTCCAGTAGAACGTGCGGCGCGTGCCGTCGCGCAGGAGGCGCACGGCGTCGCGATCGCTGCCCGAACGCCCCACGTAGAGCGTGAGGCGCTCGCCCGCGTCGTTTTCGTACATGAACTGCGCGGCCGGTTCGGCGTTGCCGGGCAGCAGCCGCCCGCCCACGAGCGCATAGCCGTACTCCGCCAGCGACGGCACCGAGAGCGGTTTGCCGAGCCGCTTCGAGAGCCAGGCGACGAGGTGCGTTTCGTCGGAGGCGGCGACCTCCACGGGATGACGCTGCTCCGGCGAATACACGGCATAGGCCACGTCGGCGCGCCGCGCGAACGCCTCGGGCGTATCGGGCGTATCGGGCGCGGCAGCCATTTCGGCCAACGGCGTGCGGCCAGGCGTCGAATGCGGCGCGCGCGCGAGCAATCCCTGCGCCGCGTCCGGCGCGAGACGCGGCAGCAGCGCGGCCGCCAGCACCACCACGCCCGCGCCCGCCGCCATCCACGAGGCCGCCACGCCCGCGCGCCACCACCACGGCTCGCGCGCACGCAACACGAGTACGGCGGGCGGCTCGTCTGGCTCGCGCGACGGCCCGCCGGGCGACGAATCGCCGGGCACGCGCAACCCTTCGCAGAGCATCTGCAACGCGGCTTTCTGCGTGCGCCACGCGGCGACGCGTGCCGCCGCCTGCGGATCGGCCGCGAGGCGCGCGTAGACGGCGGCTCGTTCGGGCGGCGGCAGTTCGTCGTCCACGTAGGCGCCGAGCATCGCGAGATCCTCGGCCGGCGCGTGCGGGAGATCGGCGGCGCCATCGGGAGCGCTCCCCGGTGCGTCGCGCTGCGGGTTGCGCGGTGTTGCGCGCGGTTCCGCGCTTCGCGCGCCGTCTTGCCGATCGCCGGTGCGCTCGATGCGCTCGAGGCGCGGATCCGGCGCATCGGCACGGGCGTCGGCATCTGGCTTGCCCGTGCGGTCGAGATCGTCGTCGTTCATCGCATCGTCCCCACCACCTTGAGCGGCGCGGTGCGCCGCGCCGGATCCTGCGCCGGATCGCTGTCGAGCAGCGCGCGCAAATGCTCGCGCGCCCGCGACAAACGCGACATCACCGTGCCGCTCGGCACGCCGAGCACGGCCGATGCCTCGTGATAACTCAGTTCCTCCACGCAGACCAGCAGCAGCACTTCGCGTTGCGCGGCGGGCAACCGGTAGAGCGCGCGCTGCAGATCGCGCAGCACGAGGCCATCCACTTCGCCGCGCGGCGCCTCGAGCGTGCGCCACGGCGCGGCATCGTCGTCGACGGCGATCTCGCGGCGCCCGCGCAATTGATCGATATACAGATGACGCAGGATCGTGAGCAGCCACGCGCGCAGATTGCTCTCGGGCTTGAACGAGGACCAGCGCGACAACGCGCGCTCGGCGGCGTCCTGGACGAGGTCGTCGGCCCACGCGGCGTCGCCCGTGAGCGCGCGCGCGTAGCGGCGCATCGTCGCGAGCTGCGCCACGACCTGCGCTTCGAACTCCTTCGACGGACGACGGAACACGCGGCGCGCTCAGTGGCCGCGGCCGCTAGCCGGAGCACCGGAACGGGTCGAGCCCGAGCGGGTCGCGCCTGAGCGGGTCGGGCCAGACCGGGTCGCGTCATATCGAATCGCGTCGCACGCGTTCATGCCGCCGCATGCCGCGAGTCCCGCATACGCGAAACCCGCCAGTCCTTTGCGATATCGCTTCATGGTCTCCTCCGATAAGGCTCGCTCAACCGGCCGATCCGCCGGAACATGCGCTGGCAAACGCCCGCGCGATCGCCCGAACACCGCCATGACCCGATTGTTTTGATCGACAGGCGTGCGCGAACCCGCGCATTCAAACAGGCTTTGCAAACGTCCAGCACCACGCGCATCGCTGGGTGCGATGTCCTGATGTCATTAACGTTGCCCCTGCTGTGCTTATTCCGCGCGACCGGCATTTTTGCGCCGCTACGAACCGGTTCACGCCACGTCGCACGGCAAACGCGTGCGCCGCCGCACGGAACGACGCGCACGCGAGCCGCGACAATCGAAGCAAGCCGTGCGTTTTGGCAAGCCCGCCGCGCGGGACCGACACGGCGAAAGACCTGGCCGAATGGCGGAGATACGCAAATCGGCTCGGCACGGCGCGTCTTCATGCGCTACGCTGTAGAGAACGGATCGCGGCAAGCGGCGAAGCGAGTGAGGCAAAGCGTCACGGGCTGCATCGGCGGGCGCGCATCGTCGAGCCGCGTCGCAGGTGCCGAAGTATTGGCTGCGGTGCGGGCCGTGAAGCCCGGCCACCGACAAGGGACGCAACGC
The Paraburkholderia acidisoli genome window above contains:
- a CDS encoding sigma-70 family RNA polymerase sigma factor → MRRYARALTGDAAWADDLVQDAAERALSRWSSFKPESNLRAWLLTILRHLYIDQLRGRREIAVDDDAAPWRTLEAPRGEVDGLVLRDLQRALYRLPAAQREVLLLVCVEELSYHEASAVLGVPSGTVMSRLSRAREHLRALLDSDPAQDPARRTAPLKVVGTMR
- a CDS encoding anti-sigma factor family protein, coding for MLGAYVDDELPPPERAAVYARLAADPQAAARVAAWRTQKAALQMLCEGLRVPGDSSPGGPSREPDEPPAVLVLRAREPWWWRAGVAASWMAAGAGVVVLAAALLPRLAPDAAQGLLARAPHSTPGRTPLAEMAAAPDTPDTPEAFARRADVAYAVYSPEQRHPVEVAASDETHLVAWLSKRLGKPLSVPSLAEYGYALVGGRLLPGNAEPAAQFMYENDAGERLTLYVGRSGSDRDAVRLLRDGTRRTFYWSTQRTGYALSGPQTEPKLREIALDVCSALGGQPGQW
- a CDS encoding DUF1571 domain-containing protein is translated as MTFRFTRDSLSCGAWLAACAPAGLRAVTPILFGILTMSAIPAHAQDADAAPPSSVGALDLQAQLHWLQHAARDGALARLDDAQLVALFAALDPRTLERYIAVGPNGYGEYEFTLRHRERVGMRWPATADHLLVRLAHDPLRLYARWLPDGAHAGQEVLYDAASRPDALYGHAGGVFGLMSIWTPLDGAFARSQSHHRLTDLGTEAIARRFLDGFPRLAAAGAAKPSRIAVQTRDGVRVVALTWVTPSETDDNASGNASDETRGNANGPTAARETLGLDLRHAWFRTVQSYDGAGRPLEDVVIEHIEPKRFGILTFDARNPDYRF
- a CDS encoding AMP-binding protein yields the protein MSDTPLPDPTQSADPALHSAAGVPADATRAPDTDGIWYASYPPGVPHEIDAHFGTGDGAPAATASLARFFDDCTTRFRDRVAYVSAGSPMTYGTLARQATAFASWLQNTGIAPGERVAIMLPNTLQYPVALFGALKAGAVVVNVNPLYTARELAHQLQDSGARLIVVFENFAATLEKALPGTQVEHVVVTALGDLLGEGLNLKGRFINFMLRHVKKMVPPYHLPHAVALLDALERGVREPRAPVTTQADDLAFLQYTGGTTGVAKGAMLTHGNVLANVQQAKAWVGTQFDADPNDPAARAETVLTPLPLYHIYSLTVNAFIFMALGGRNILIANPRDVPRVMKILRHESFSCISAVNTLYAALLDNDTFRARDFSGLKLAMAGGMATQHAVAERFRAVTGKPIVEGYGLTECSPIVAMNPVDVAHLAEFAGSIGLPAPSTRVRLRRDDGTWANIGETGEVCVQGPQVMRGYWNRPDETAGAFVNGGWFATGDIGVMDARGFIRLIDRKKDMILVSGFNVYPNEIEDVLTMHPGVREAAAVGVPDARQGERVKVFVVKRDPALTEDAVIAFCREHLTAYKVPRLVEFRAALPQTNIGKILRRELRDEEIAKLHAQEGKKTPS